A single region of the Gopherus evgoodei ecotype Sinaloan lineage chromosome 3, rGopEvg1_v1.p, whole genome shotgun sequence genome encodes:
- the ZBTB24 gene encoding zinc finger and BTB domain-containing protein 24 isoform X3 — MAEATADPPEKLVVIHSKAHRDTILANFAEQRKKNFLCDITLIVEDVHFRAHKALLAASSEYFSMMFVDEGEISQSIYMLEGMVADTFGALLEFIYTGYLQSNEKSVEQILATAQLLKVNDLVWAHADYQTSHSPNNVLPLASSSGASVVVFANDKKNGEPPKRKRGRPRKVKNVQEEKFGTTSVEDMQLRENNSVQNKQNFMKKVAAEETVAGEQVPVRKEMEETEPACGSEAAVDLSAEKDENYDPKTQGRQSNQSRYSKRRIRRSIKLKDYKLVGDEDGKVLTKRTDRKRKRTGSEACCKECGKVFKYNHFLAIHQRIHTGERPFKCNECGKGFSQKHSLQVHERMHTGERPYSCTVCSKALTTKHSLLEHMSLHTGQKAFTCDQCGKYFSQKRQLKSHYRVHTGHSLPECNQCHRKFMDAAQLKKHLRTHTGEKPFTCEICGKSFTAKSSLQTHIRIHRGEKPYSCGICGKCFSDSSAKRRHCILHTGKKPFSCPECNLQFARLDNLKSHLKIHSKEKQLQESSSAPSSSNSSEEVRNILQLQQYQLSTSGGQEIQLLVTDSVHNINFIPGHNQGISIVTAENSQNMTTGQAANLALLTQPPQQLQNLLLAAQQEQVEQIQSINMMENQIETTQSEQMHVITLSKEALAHLHAHQGQTEELHLATEAQHMQLTQEPSCQSHTNQDAVQSHQISEEQNQNVHISESHPQSLSINHPSHEHQIQGSRLSPRISPIQFKHSWQ, encoded by the exons ATGGCAGAAGCAACTGCTGACCCTCCAGAGAAGCTTGTTGTTATCCATTCTAAGGCTCACAGAGATACCATTCTCGCTAATTTTGCTGAACAAAGGAAAAAGAATTTTCTTTGTGATATCACTTTAATAGTAGAGGATGTGCACTTCAGAGCCCACAAAGCTTTACTTGCTGCCAGCAGTGAGTACTTTTCAATGATGTTTGTAGATGAGGGAGAGATAAGTCAGTCAATTTATATGTTGGAGGGAATGGTTGCAGACACTTTTGGTGCACTACTGGAATTTATCTACACAGGTTATCTCCAGTCCAATGAAAAAAGTGTGGAACAAATATTGGCAACTGCACAACTCCTAAAAGTGAATGATTTAGTGTGGGCACATGCAGATTATCAGACCAGCCATAGCCCAAATAATGTATTACCTCTCGCATCTAGTAGTGGTGCTTCAGTAGTTGTCTTTGCAAATGACAAGAAAAATGGAGAGCCACCCAAACGAAAACGAGGAAGACCAAGAAAAGTCAAGAATGTTCAAGAGGAAAAATTTGGGACAACTTCTGTTGAAGATATGCAGCTAAGAGAGAACAATTCAgtgcaaaataaacaaaattttaTGAAAAAGGTTGCAGCGGAAGAAACAGTTGCTGGTGAACAAGTTCCAGTAAGGAAAGAAATGGAAGAAACTGAGCCAGCTTGTGGTTCAGAAGCTGCTGTAGATCTGTCAGCTGAGAAGGATGAGAATTATGATCCTAAAACTCAAGGAAGACAGAGCAATCAGAGTCGTTATAGCAAACGTAGGATACGGCGGTCTATCAAGCTTAAAGATTATAAACTTGTTGGTGATGAAGATGGAAAAGTATTGACAAAGAGAACTGATAGAAAAAGAAAACGCACAGGTTCTGAAGCTTGTTGCAAAGAATGTGGCAAAGTGTTTAAATATAATCACTTTTTAGCTATTCATCAGAGAATTCATACAG GAGAACGCCCTTTTAAATGCAATGAATGTGGTAAAGGCTTTTCCCAGAAGCATTCTCTTCAGGTTCACGAGCGGATGCATACTGGAGAGCGACCATATTCCTGTACTGTCTGTAGTAAGGCTTTAACAACAAAACATTCTCTTTTGGAACACATGAGCCTACACACAG gACAGAAGGCTTTTACATGTGATCAGTGTGGGAAGTATTTTAGCCAAAAGAGACAACTGAAGAGTCATTACCGAGTGCACACAG GCCATTCATTGCCGGAATGTAACCAGTGTCATCGCAAATTCATGGATGCAGCTCAATTAAAGAAACATCTAAGAACACATACAG GTGAGAAGCCATTTACTTGTGAAATCTGTGGCAAGTCATTCACAGCAAAAAGTTCTCTTCAGACTCACATCAGAATCCACAG AGGAGAAAAGCCATATTCTTGTGGTATATGTGGAAAATGTTTCTCGGATTCCAGTGCAAAGAGGAGACACTGTATCTTACACACAGGCAAAAAGCCTTTCTCCTGCCCAGAGTGTAATTTGCAGTTTGCACGCTTGGACAATTTGAAGTCTCATTTGAAAattcacagcaaagaaaaacaattGCAAGAATCAAGCAGTGCTCCTAGCAGCAGCAATAGCTCAGAGGAGGTCAGAAACATTCTTCAGCTGCAGCAATATCAACTGTCCACATCTGGAGGACAAGAGATTCAGTTGCTTGTCACAGATTCAGTACATAACATAAATTTTATACCTGGTCATAATCAAGGTATTAGTATTGTTACTGCTGAGAACTCCCAAAATATGACAACAGGCCAGGCTGCTAATCTTGCGCTACTCACTCAGCCACCACAACAGCTGCAGAACTTGCTTCTTGCAGCGCAGCAGGAACAAGTAGAACAAATCCAAAGTATCAATATGATGGAGAACCAAATAGAGACTACACAATCTGAGCAAATGCATGTCATCACTCTTTCAAAGGAAGCACTAGCACATCTTCATGCCCATCAGGGGCAAACTGAAGAACTTCATCTAGCAACAGAAGCTCAGCACATGCAGCTGACCCAGGAACCTAGTTGTCAGTCTCATACTAACCAAGATGCAGTCCAATCCCATCAAATTAGTGAAGAACAGAACCAAAATGTACACATTTCTGAATCACATCCGCAATCTTTGTCCATAAACCACCCATCTCATGAGCATCAGATTCAAG GTTCAAGGCTTTCACCAAGAATCAGTCCTATACAGTTCAAACACAGCTGGCAGTAG
- the ZBTB24 gene encoding zinc finger and BTB domain-containing protein 24 isoform X1 codes for MAEATADPPEKLVVIHSKAHRDTILANFAEQRKKNFLCDITLIVEDVHFRAHKALLAASSEYFSMMFVDEGEISQSIYMLEGMVADTFGALLEFIYTGYLQSNEKSVEQILATAQLLKVNDLVWAHADYQTSHSPNNVLPLASSSGASVVVFANDKKNGEPPKRKRGRPRKVKNVQEEKFGTTSVEDMQLRENNSVQNKQNFMKKVAAEETVAGEQVPVRKEMEETEPACGSEAAVDLSAEKDENYDPKTQGRQSNQSRYSKRRIRRSIKLKDYKLVGDEDGKVLTKRTDRKRKRTGSEACCKECGKVFKYNHFLAIHQRIHTGERPFKCNECGKGFSQKHSLQVHERMHTGERPYSCTVCSKALTTKHSLLEHMSLHTGQKAFTCDQCGKYFSQKRQLKSHYRVHTGHSLPECNQCHRKFMDAAQLKKHLRTHTGEKPFTCEICGKSFTAKSSLQTHIRIHRGEKPYSCGICGKCFSDSSAKRRHCILHTGKKPFSCPECNLQFARLDNLKSHLKIHSKEKQLQESSSAPSSSNSSEEVRNILQLQQYQLSTSGGQEIQLLVTDSVHNINFIPGHNQGISIVTAENSQNMTTGQAANLALLTQPPQQLQNLLLAAQQEQVEQIQSINMMENQIETTQSEQMHVITLSKEALAHLHAHQGQTEELHLATEAQHMQLTQEPSCQSHTNQDAVQSHQISEEQNQNVHISESHPQSLSINHPSHEHQIQACAPLAPVCCTQRRRCLAWALPAWGRTADGGLLP; via the exons ATGGCAGAAGCAACTGCTGACCCTCCAGAGAAGCTTGTTGTTATCCATTCTAAGGCTCACAGAGATACCATTCTCGCTAATTTTGCTGAACAAAGGAAAAAGAATTTTCTTTGTGATATCACTTTAATAGTAGAGGATGTGCACTTCAGAGCCCACAAAGCTTTACTTGCTGCCAGCAGTGAGTACTTTTCAATGATGTTTGTAGATGAGGGAGAGATAAGTCAGTCAATTTATATGTTGGAGGGAATGGTTGCAGACACTTTTGGTGCACTACTGGAATTTATCTACACAGGTTATCTCCAGTCCAATGAAAAAAGTGTGGAACAAATATTGGCAACTGCACAACTCCTAAAAGTGAATGATTTAGTGTGGGCACATGCAGATTATCAGACCAGCCATAGCCCAAATAATGTATTACCTCTCGCATCTAGTAGTGGTGCTTCAGTAGTTGTCTTTGCAAATGACAAGAAAAATGGAGAGCCACCCAAACGAAAACGAGGAAGACCAAGAAAAGTCAAGAATGTTCAAGAGGAAAAATTTGGGACAACTTCTGTTGAAGATATGCAGCTAAGAGAGAACAATTCAgtgcaaaataaacaaaattttaTGAAAAAGGTTGCAGCGGAAGAAACAGTTGCTGGTGAACAAGTTCCAGTAAGGAAAGAAATGGAAGAAACTGAGCCAGCTTGTGGTTCAGAAGCTGCTGTAGATCTGTCAGCTGAGAAGGATGAGAATTATGATCCTAAAACTCAAGGAAGACAGAGCAATCAGAGTCGTTATAGCAAACGTAGGATACGGCGGTCTATCAAGCTTAAAGATTATAAACTTGTTGGTGATGAAGATGGAAAAGTATTGACAAAGAGAACTGATAGAAAAAGAAAACGCACAGGTTCTGAAGCTTGTTGCAAAGAATGTGGCAAAGTGTTTAAATATAATCACTTTTTAGCTATTCATCAGAGAATTCATACAG GAGAACGCCCTTTTAAATGCAATGAATGTGGTAAAGGCTTTTCCCAGAAGCATTCTCTTCAGGTTCACGAGCGGATGCATACTGGAGAGCGACCATATTCCTGTACTGTCTGTAGTAAGGCTTTAACAACAAAACATTCTCTTTTGGAACACATGAGCCTACACACAG gACAGAAGGCTTTTACATGTGATCAGTGTGGGAAGTATTTTAGCCAAAAGAGACAACTGAAGAGTCATTACCGAGTGCACACAG GCCATTCATTGCCGGAATGTAACCAGTGTCATCGCAAATTCATGGATGCAGCTCAATTAAAGAAACATCTAAGAACACATACAG GTGAGAAGCCATTTACTTGTGAAATCTGTGGCAAGTCATTCACAGCAAAAAGTTCTCTTCAGACTCACATCAGAATCCACAG AGGAGAAAAGCCATATTCTTGTGGTATATGTGGAAAATGTTTCTCGGATTCCAGTGCAAAGAGGAGACACTGTATCTTACACACAGGCAAAAAGCCTTTCTCCTGCCCAGAGTGTAATTTGCAGTTTGCACGCTTGGACAATTTGAAGTCTCATTTGAAAattcacagcaaagaaaaacaattGCAAGAATCAAGCAGTGCTCCTAGCAGCAGCAATAGCTCAGAGGAGGTCAGAAACATTCTTCAGCTGCAGCAATATCAACTGTCCACATCTGGAGGACAAGAGATTCAGTTGCTTGTCACAGATTCAGTACATAACATAAATTTTATACCTGGTCATAATCAAGGTATTAGTATTGTTACTGCTGAGAACTCCCAAAATATGACAACAGGCCAGGCTGCTAATCTTGCGCTACTCACTCAGCCACCACAACAGCTGCAGAACTTGCTTCTTGCAGCGCAGCAGGAACAAGTAGAACAAATCCAAAGTATCAATATGATGGAGAACCAAATAGAGACTACACAATCTGAGCAAATGCATGTCATCACTCTTTCAAAGGAAGCACTAGCACATCTTCATGCCCATCAGGGGCAAACTGAAGAACTTCATCTAGCAACAGAAGCTCAGCACATGCAGCTGACCCAGGAACCTAGTTGTCAGTCTCATACTAACCAAGATGCAGTCCAATCCCATCAAATTAGTGAAGAACAGAACCAAAATGTACACATTTCTGAATCACATCCGCAATCTTTGTCCATAAACCACCCATCTCATGAGCATCAGATTCAAG
- the ZBTB24 gene encoding zinc finger and BTB domain-containing protein 24 isoform X2 has translation MAEATADPPEKLVVIHSKAHRDTILANFAEQRKKNFLCDITLIVEDVHFRAHKALLAASSEYFSMMFVDEGEISQSIYMLEGMVADTFGALLEFIYTGYLQSNEKSVEQILATAQLLKVNDLVWAHADYQTSHSPNNVLPLASSSGASVVVFANDKKNGEPPKRKRGRPRKVKNVQEEKFGTTSVEDMQLRENNSVQNKQNFMKKVAAEETVAGEQVPVRKEMEETEPACGSEAAVDLSAEKDENYDPKTQGRQSNQSRYSKRRIRRSIKLKDYKLVGDEDGKVLTKRTDRKRKRTGSEACCKECGKVFKYNHFLAIHQRIHTGERPFKCNECGKGFSQKHSLQVHERMHTGERPYSCTVCSKALTTKHSLLEHMSLHTGQKAFTCDQCGKYFSQKRQLKSHYRVHTGHSLPECNQCHRKFMDAAQLKKHLRTHTGEKPFTCEICGKSFTAKSSLQTHIRIHRGEKPYSCGICGKCFSDSSAKRRHCILHTGKKPFSCPECNLQFARLDNLKSHLKIHSKEKQLQESSSAPSSSNSSEEVRNILQLQQYQLSTSGGQEIQLLVTDSVHNINFIPGHNQGISIVTAENSQNMTTGQAANLALLTQPPQQLQNLLLAAQQEQVEQIQSINMMENQIETTQSEQMHVITLSKEALAHLHAHQGQTEELHLATEAQHMQLTQEPSCQSHTNQDAVQSHQISEEQNQNVHISESHPQSLSINHPSHEHQIQGSSNKKCAGHLIGVDMNNTC, from the exons ATGGCAGAAGCAACTGCTGACCCTCCAGAGAAGCTTGTTGTTATCCATTCTAAGGCTCACAGAGATACCATTCTCGCTAATTTTGCTGAACAAAGGAAAAAGAATTTTCTTTGTGATATCACTTTAATAGTAGAGGATGTGCACTTCAGAGCCCACAAAGCTTTACTTGCTGCCAGCAGTGAGTACTTTTCAATGATGTTTGTAGATGAGGGAGAGATAAGTCAGTCAATTTATATGTTGGAGGGAATGGTTGCAGACACTTTTGGTGCACTACTGGAATTTATCTACACAGGTTATCTCCAGTCCAATGAAAAAAGTGTGGAACAAATATTGGCAACTGCACAACTCCTAAAAGTGAATGATTTAGTGTGGGCACATGCAGATTATCAGACCAGCCATAGCCCAAATAATGTATTACCTCTCGCATCTAGTAGTGGTGCTTCAGTAGTTGTCTTTGCAAATGACAAGAAAAATGGAGAGCCACCCAAACGAAAACGAGGAAGACCAAGAAAAGTCAAGAATGTTCAAGAGGAAAAATTTGGGACAACTTCTGTTGAAGATATGCAGCTAAGAGAGAACAATTCAgtgcaaaataaacaaaattttaTGAAAAAGGTTGCAGCGGAAGAAACAGTTGCTGGTGAACAAGTTCCAGTAAGGAAAGAAATGGAAGAAACTGAGCCAGCTTGTGGTTCAGAAGCTGCTGTAGATCTGTCAGCTGAGAAGGATGAGAATTATGATCCTAAAACTCAAGGAAGACAGAGCAATCAGAGTCGTTATAGCAAACGTAGGATACGGCGGTCTATCAAGCTTAAAGATTATAAACTTGTTGGTGATGAAGATGGAAAAGTATTGACAAAGAGAACTGATAGAAAAAGAAAACGCACAGGTTCTGAAGCTTGTTGCAAAGAATGTGGCAAAGTGTTTAAATATAATCACTTTTTAGCTATTCATCAGAGAATTCATACAG GAGAACGCCCTTTTAAATGCAATGAATGTGGTAAAGGCTTTTCCCAGAAGCATTCTCTTCAGGTTCACGAGCGGATGCATACTGGAGAGCGACCATATTCCTGTACTGTCTGTAGTAAGGCTTTAACAACAAAACATTCTCTTTTGGAACACATGAGCCTACACACAG gACAGAAGGCTTTTACATGTGATCAGTGTGGGAAGTATTTTAGCCAAAAGAGACAACTGAAGAGTCATTACCGAGTGCACACAG GCCATTCATTGCCGGAATGTAACCAGTGTCATCGCAAATTCATGGATGCAGCTCAATTAAAGAAACATCTAAGAACACATACAG GTGAGAAGCCATTTACTTGTGAAATCTGTGGCAAGTCATTCACAGCAAAAAGTTCTCTTCAGACTCACATCAGAATCCACAG AGGAGAAAAGCCATATTCTTGTGGTATATGTGGAAAATGTTTCTCGGATTCCAGTGCAAAGAGGAGACACTGTATCTTACACACAGGCAAAAAGCCTTTCTCCTGCCCAGAGTGTAATTTGCAGTTTGCACGCTTGGACAATTTGAAGTCTCATTTGAAAattcacagcaaagaaaaacaattGCAAGAATCAAGCAGTGCTCCTAGCAGCAGCAATAGCTCAGAGGAGGTCAGAAACATTCTTCAGCTGCAGCAATATCAACTGTCCACATCTGGAGGACAAGAGATTCAGTTGCTTGTCACAGATTCAGTACATAACATAAATTTTATACCTGGTCATAATCAAGGTATTAGTATTGTTACTGCTGAGAACTCCCAAAATATGACAACAGGCCAGGCTGCTAATCTTGCGCTACTCACTCAGCCACCACAACAGCTGCAGAACTTGCTTCTTGCAGCGCAGCAGGAACAAGTAGAACAAATCCAAAGTATCAATATGATGGAGAACCAAATAGAGACTACACAATCTGAGCAAATGCATGTCATCACTCTTTCAAAGGAAGCACTAGCACATCTTCATGCCCATCAGGGGCAAACTGAAGAACTTCATCTAGCAACAGAAGCTCAGCACATGCAGCTGACCCAGGAACCTAGTTGTCAGTCTCATACTAACCAAGATGCAGTCCAATCCCATCAAATTAGTGAAGAACAGAACCAAAATGTACACATTTCTGAATCACATCCGCAATCTTTGTCCATAAACCACCCATCTCATGAGCATCAGATTCAAG
- the ZBTB24 gene encoding zinc finger and BTB domain-containing protein 24 isoform X4 encodes MAEATADPPEKLVVIHSKAHRDTILANFAEQRKKNFLCDITLIVEDVHFRAHKALLAASSEYFSMMFVDEGEISQSIYMLEGMVADTFGALLEFIYTGYLQSNEKSVEQILATAQLLKVNDLVWAHADYQTSHSPNNVLPLASSSGASVVVFANDKKNGEPPKRKRGRPRKVKNVQEEKFGTTSVEDMQLRENNSVQNKQNFMKKVAAEETVAGEQVPVRKEMEETEPACGSEAAVDLSAEKDENYDPKTQGRQSNQSRYSKRRIRRSIKLKDYKLVGDEDGKVLTKRTDRKRKRTGSEACCKECGKVFKYNHFLAIHQRIHTGERPFKCNECGKGFSQKHSLQVHERMHTGERPYSCTVCSKALTTKHSLLEHMSLHTGQKAFTCDQCGKYFSQKRQLKSHYRVHTGKCFNKDH; translated from the exons ATGGCAGAAGCAACTGCTGACCCTCCAGAGAAGCTTGTTGTTATCCATTCTAAGGCTCACAGAGATACCATTCTCGCTAATTTTGCTGAACAAAGGAAAAAGAATTTTCTTTGTGATATCACTTTAATAGTAGAGGATGTGCACTTCAGAGCCCACAAAGCTTTACTTGCTGCCAGCAGTGAGTACTTTTCAATGATGTTTGTAGATGAGGGAGAGATAAGTCAGTCAATTTATATGTTGGAGGGAATGGTTGCAGACACTTTTGGTGCACTACTGGAATTTATCTACACAGGTTATCTCCAGTCCAATGAAAAAAGTGTGGAACAAATATTGGCAACTGCACAACTCCTAAAAGTGAATGATTTAGTGTGGGCACATGCAGATTATCAGACCAGCCATAGCCCAAATAATGTATTACCTCTCGCATCTAGTAGTGGTGCTTCAGTAGTTGTCTTTGCAAATGACAAGAAAAATGGAGAGCCACCCAAACGAAAACGAGGAAGACCAAGAAAAGTCAAGAATGTTCAAGAGGAAAAATTTGGGACAACTTCTGTTGAAGATATGCAGCTAAGAGAGAACAATTCAgtgcaaaataaacaaaattttaTGAAAAAGGTTGCAGCGGAAGAAACAGTTGCTGGTGAACAAGTTCCAGTAAGGAAAGAAATGGAAGAAACTGAGCCAGCTTGTGGTTCAGAAGCTGCTGTAGATCTGTCAGCTGAGAAGGATGAGAATTATGATCCTAAAACTCAAGGAAGACAGAGCAATCAGAGTCGTTATAGCAAACGTAGGATACGGCGGTCTATCAAGCTTAAAGATTATAAACTTGTTGGTGATGAAGATGGAAAAGTATTGACAAAGAGAACTGATAGAAAAAGAAAACGCACAGGTTCTGAAGCTTGTTGCAAAGAATGTGGCAAAGTGTTTAAATATAATCACTTTTTAGCTATTCATCAGAGAATTCATACAG GAGAACGCCCTTTTAAATGCAATGAATGTGGTAAAGGCTTTTCCCAGAAGCATTCTCTTCAGGTTCACGAGCGGATGCATACTGGAGAGCGACCATATTCCTGTACTGTCTGTAGTAAGGCTTTAACAACAAAACATTCTCTTTTGGAACACATGAGCCTACACACAG gACAGAAGGCTTTTACATGTGATCAGTGTGGGAAGTATTTTAGCCAAAAGAGACAACTGAAGAGTCATTACCGAGTGCACACAG GGAAGTGCTTTAACAAAGATCACTGA